The Candidatus Zixiibacteriota bacterium genome segment CACCCGCAACCTCTGGACCGTCGACCGCGACGGCCTCTCCGTCACCGTCGATTGGGGAAGCGATGCGGTCACGGATCCGCTTTCCGAAATCACGACCGGCACCGTTTCGTACGCCGTCTCCGGGCCCTCCGGCGCGGCGCGTCATGAATCCCGCGAGCAGTGGCGGGAGATTTCGGCCGGTCTCATTCGTGCGCTCATAAGGCTCTCCGGCCGGTTCGCCATTGTCGCCTGGTATGGCGATCTCGACACCGGTGTCCCATTCGACGCCGGCGACCGCGCCTGGCGAATGATCCTCGTCCTGCGCCTGTGTTGACGCCCGCCTTCGTGCCTGCCTATCGGAGGAGGGCCGGACCGGCACACTGCTTTCCTGCGCGAACCCGCCGTAGATACTGAGACCGCGAGGCGGTCCGCGCGTGAGCCGCGAGTGATCGAGGCCAACGCCATTCCCGGCCGGTTATGCGCGAAAAGGCCGCCGCCGTCCTCTCCGCACTCCCCGTGCGGTTGTCGCTGCCGCCCCCTGACTCCTCCGCCGCGGCGTCTGCCTTAAGGAGCTCGGCCAAATTCGCGGGCGCGAGATTGACTGTTGCGGGCCGTCGCAACCGCTGACTATACTATTCCAAGCTCACGGGGGTGCCTTATGCGGACAAGCTCTGAAAGCACATATCGCATACCGAGCGCGATTCGAGGGATTACCGATCACCGCGGACGACAGCATCAGATTCAACTCCTCGCGGCTGCCTCGGTTCATGCGGCGGCGGCCGCCATCCTGCTCCTGCTGGCCATAGCGCCGTCGCCGACCACGGCCGAGGATCCGGTGGCTGCCGGCCAAGGGAGTGCCGCCCGGTTTCCCCCTCTCCAATCCGCTTGCGCACAATCAGGTGCTGCGGGTGATGCCGATTGGTACCGGGGGTATGTCGGCAAGGTTCGCGTGGCACCGGACAGCTCAGGCCCGCGACCTCAACATGCAGACGTCCCCAGGGTCGGCCAGTATGGACCTGAATTTGTTGCCGGCTCCCCCAACTCTGGGGCGGATACGGGTGAGGTTGTGTACGGCCTGGGCTTGGGCGACCAAGATGCGTATCCTGGAATGCGGCCGCTCTCGGACTGGATCGCGCACGCTTCGCCGTACCGGCTCGATTCACTGTTCCTGCCGCGACAGCCCCTCAAACCGCATGTCGTCCTCCCCCCGGTGGTGATCCCGGCCGGCAAGCTCGACTTCTTCTTCGACACCGCCTGCGTGGAGGGGAACCTGGTCCTTCGGCATGACGGCCGGGTCGAGCTGACAGACATTACGGAATCCCATCCCCTCCAGGAGTTTGCCGACTATGTGCGGGCGGCCGTTGCCATGGCAATGTGCTACCCGATGAGAGATGCCGATGGAGTGCCTGTCACCGTAACGATGCGCTATCGGTGCATCATTACTCACGACGGGTCGCCTCAGGTGCTGACTGACGACACATCGATTGTGGCGACCCAGCGCAGCCTTGACGAGTGATGGGCCAGCAGGCTGCCGGGCGCCGGGCGCGTTGCCCGTGTCTTGCGGGAACCTAACTTCCCGAGGCCGCCCGTTCCGGCGGCGCGGAGCCGTCGGTCCGTACTTCCCGTATGCCCGGTTTCCGCCCGTTGCGGTTGTTGTGCTCGCCGATCTCCGTGTGGACGCTCCGCCCGTGATCGAGCACTGTCGCCGGCAGCTCCTCATCCACTTTCTGCCGCCCGCGCCGGACAATCCTGGCCGGGACTCCGGCGACCGTGGTATTCGCTGGCACATCGTGCATCACGATAAAGCTGTTCGCCCCGATGCGGACATTTTCACCGACCGTGATCGGGCCGAGCAGAATCGCCCCGGTCCCGACAAAGACGTTGTCTCCGAGCGTCGGATGGCGCTTGCCCTGGTGTTTGCCCGTTCCGCCCAGTGTTACATTATGAAACAGGACGCAGTTCCGCCCGATCTCGGTCGTCTCGCCGATCACCACGCCCATTCCGTGGTCGACAAAGAACCCCGGCCCGATGGTCGCCCCCGGATGGATCTCCAGCCCGGTGAGAAAGCGGACGATCTGCGACAGCAGGCGGGGGAGAAAGGGGATTCCCGCCTTGTACAGGAGGTGGATAAACCGATGGGCGGTAGTGGCGTGGAACCCCGGATAGAGCAGAAACTCGATGTTCCGGCAGGCCGGGTCATTGCGAAAACACGCCCGAATGTCCTCGATGGTTGCCAGCATAGTCGTTCCCGACTTCCGATCTTGGGTTGGGTTGACGGATCTGGTGCATTACTCTCATTGTCGGCCGCGGGCCTACGGCTCCTTATCAAAAAGCGGGGTCGAGAGGTACCGTTCGCCGGTGTCGCAGATGATGCTGACCACGTTCTTCCCCGGTCCGAGCCGCTCAGCCACCCGCAGCGCCGCCCACAGGATAGCGCCCGAGGAGATCCCGACCAGTACCCCTTCTTGGCGCGCCAGTTCGCGGGCCATGGCAAAAGCATCGTCGTTGGTCACCTGAATGACTTCATCCACGACCGCGGGGTCGTAGTTCTCCGGCACAAACCCCGCCCCGATCCCCTGGATCTTGTGCGGCCCCGGCTGACCGCCCGACAGCACCGGAGAATCGGTCGGTTCGACGGCGATGATGCGGCAGCCGTATTCGGCTTTCAACACCGCCCCCGCGCCGGTGATAGTTCCGCCGGTGCCTACTCCCGACACGAAGGCATCGAGGCGCAGCTCCCCCAGGTCGTTGATGATTTCCGGTCCGGTGGTCCGGCGGTGCACCTCCGGGTTGGCCGGGTTGGCGAACTGCATCGGAATCCAGCAATTCCCGCGTTCGGCAATCTCCCGGGCTTTGGCGATGGCCGCTTTCATGCCTTCCGCTCCCGGCGTCAGGACAATCTCGGCCCCGAACTGCCGGCACAACGCCCGCCGTTCGATACTCATGGTGTCGGGCATGGTCAACACGCACCGGTACCCTTTCGCCGCCGCCACCATAGCCAGCGCGATTCCGGTATTCCCCGAGGTCGGTTCGACAATCGTCATCCCGGGTTTCAGCACTCCCGCTCGCTCGGCCGCTTCGATCATCGACCGTCCGATGCGGTCTTTGACCGAGTGCGCGGGATTGAAGTTCTCCATTTTGAGAAACACGGTGGCGGAACGGGCATCGGTCAGGCGGTTGACGCGCACCAGCGGGGTGTACCCGATAGCCTCAACAATGTCGTTAAATCTCATTCGACTGACTCCTATAAGTTGTTATCGTCCATCTACCTGAGTTCATTGAGGGGCCTTGCCCCGGACGGACCGTTCGGCCCGGCGCGGGACACGCGAGTGCCCGGCCGCCGCCGCGGCGCACATCAGGGCATCCCCAGAAATGTCATGTGCTTCATGAAGACCCTCAGATACTATAACAAATTACGCCGCCCAACGCACCCGGAAATTTCCGCCGGTCACGCCCAAAAAAAATCGGCTGAGGGCTTGACGGAAGTCAAAAGCCGCCCTTGACATCACCCGGTTTTTGTGTATGCTTCGCTTCGAAATCAGGCCGAAGGCGCCCAACACGCCGGAGCCGGGAGCGTGGGACGCCATGACCTGTGAAGCGAAAGCATGTGAACGACATACATCCGAGATGACCCTAAGGAGGTTACGATGAAGGTACGCGTGGACCACGAACTGTGCAGCGGCGACGGCATCTGCGAGGAGCTCTGCCCGGCCGTGTTCAAGATGAATGAGAACGATCAGGCCGATGTGATCGTTGACGAAGTTCCTCCGGAAGAAGCGGATGCCGTTCGGGAAGCCGCCGAGAGCTGCCCTGAGGAATGCATCCACATTGAAGAGTGAGCGCTGACTTCCCGCCCGGCGGGAACGACAGATATGCCTGGAGCGCGGCCGCGTGCGACCGCGCTCTTTTCTTCTTCCCCTTCGACCGGGATCAAGGAGCTCCGACCCGGCCGCAGCGCAGCGCACTGCCCGTATGAACATCCTCATCATCGGCGGCACCCGCTTCATGGGACCCGTCGTCGCCGCCCAACTCCTGGCGGACGGGCACCGTGTGACCGTGTTTCATCGCGGCGAGACCGAACAGGATGTGCCCGCGGGCGTTCACCATATTCACGGCGACCGCGGCCGTCTCGCCGACTACCGCCGCCAGTGGGAGCGGCTGCGGCCGGATGTCGTGCTCGACATGATGGCCCTGACCGGACCGCAGGCCGGGGAACTCGTGGCCGCGATGTCCGGCCTCGCGGGGCGGCTGGTGGCGGCGAGCAGTTGCGATGTGTACAGGAATTTCGGCCTGATCCTGCGCCGGGAAACCGGCCGCGCGACTTCCGGCCGCCTCACCGAGGACTCCCCGCTGCGGGACCATGAGTATCCCTACCGGCAGGACGCCCAGGGACCGGCGGATCCCTTCTACGACTACGACAAGATCCATGTGGAGAGGGAGATTCAGCGCGGGCCGCTGCCCGCATGCGCGATCCGCCTGCCCATGGTCTACGGGCCGAACGATCCCAAACACCGGCTCTACAGCTACGCCAGGCGCATGAGCGACCGGCGCCCCGCCCTCCTGCTGGATACGGTGCGCGCCGACTGGCGCGGAATCCGCGGCTACCGCGACAATTGCGCCCACGCCCTCTGTCTCGCCGTCGCGCGGGGAGCGGGTCGCCACCGGGTCTACAATGTTGGGGAGGCGGAGGCGCTGACCGAGGCGGCGTGGATCAGGGCGATCGGCGCGGCCCTCGGGTGGGAGGGGGATATTGTCACCGTGGCCGACCGCGATCTGCCGGACTATCTCCGGACCCCCCTCGACTGGAGGCCACAGCTCGACGTCGATTCCTCGCGCATTCGCAACGAACTGGGGTACGGAGAAATCGTCGATCTCCAACCGGGGCTGGCCCGCACGCTCGAATGGGAGCTGGCCCATCCGCCGGACCACCCGGCCGACCGCTTCGACTACGCGCAGGAGGACGCCATCCTTCGGCGGAGCCGCCCCTCGCCCTCCTGAGCGGGTCGGGCGACAAAGAGCTTGGCCGCGGCGGCGGCCCCCCGATATATTGGCGCATGGCGGCCGACGAGACCTTCCCGATCGCTTCGTACTGCTCCTCGCAGGCCTGGGGCGGGCTCGAGATGAACGTCCTGCGCTTTCTCCACTGGATGCGAGGGCGGGGCTGGCCGGCGGTCCTCTTCGCCCGGCCGGGCAGTCCGCTGCTAACCTGGGCCGCGGCATGGGGCCTGCCCGCCCGGGCGCTCCAATCGCGCTCGAAAGCCTCCGACCTGCTGGGGGCCCGGACCCTGGCCCGCATGGCCGCCGCCGACAGCGCGCGCGTGCTCATCCTGCACCAGTCGCGCGATCTGCTGATGGCGGTCCTCACCAAGATCCACACCGGCAACCGGCTGAAAGTCGTCTACCAACAGCACATGCACATCGCGGGAGACAAGCGCGACCTGCTCCACGCCTGGCAGTATCGCCGGCTCGATGCTTTCGTCGCGCCCGCTCCGTCGCTGGCCCGGCAAGTGGCGGAGCGCACCCCCATCCGCCCCGAACGCCTCCATGTCATCCCCCTGGGCCTCGAGGCCGACCGTTTTCTCCGGAAGCCCCCCCGCTCGCAGGCCCGCCGGCAGCTCGGGCTGCCGCTCGACGTTCCGCTGGCGGGGATCATCGGGCGGCTCGATCCGAAGAAGGGGCAGCACGTTGCGATCAAAGCGCTGCGGCGCGTACATGAAACCGGCCGCCCGCTGCACTTGCTGGTCGTCGGTGCACCGACACGCGGCGAACACGCCGACTACGAGGCGCACCTCCATCGCCTGGCCGATGACCTCGGCCTCGCGCCGTTCGTTCATTTCCGCTCCCACCTCGATGAGCCGGCGACGGCCTACGCCGCCATGGATATCTTCATCCTCGCCTCGCAATCGGAAACCTACGGCATGGTGACGATTGAGGCGATGGCGTCGGAGCTGGCGGTGGCGGGCACCGACGCGGGGGGGACGGTCGACCTGATTGCCCACGAGCGCAACGGCCTGCGCTTTCCGCCGGGGGACGAGTCCGCCTGCGCGGCCGCGGTCATTCGCTTTCTGGCCGACCCGCACTTTGCGGGGCGGATGGCCGCTCAGGCGCGGCGCGACGTCCTGGCGAATTTCACGCACGACCGGCAGTGCGCGCAGTGGGAGACGCTCCTGCGCGGTCTCGCGGGCGCGGCCCCGGCCGGATCCAAATAGCAGGGGCAGGAGCGTACTGCTCCTGCCCCTGGCCACGGGTGGCTTGTTCGCCCGCCCGCCGGCGGCCGGCGTGCGGCTTCTCCCGCTGCTATTTCAACAGCAGCATCTTCTTTGTCTCAACAAAGCCCTCGGCCGTCAGACGGTAGAAATACATGCCCGAGGACACCCGCGAGGCATCCCAGGTCACCGTGTGTATTCCCGCGCCGAAGCTTGCATCGGCGAGCACCGCCACGCGCTGCCCGACCACGTTGAACACTTCGAGAGTCGCGTGTTGCGGGGTCGGCAGCGAGAAGCTGATCTCGGTCGCCGGGTTGAGCGGGTTCGGGTAGTTCTGGGCGAGGTCGAAGCCCGCCGGGGCGGTCCGGGCCAGCGGGCCAAGGTCCTCGCCGTACACCCAGCCGCTCTCGCAGGCCCGGGTCACGGCGTTGGCGGCGGCCTGGTAGGCGAGGCTCGCGTGCGCGACGTTGGTCACGGTGAAACACCACTCGCCGCTCGGCTTCTTGACACCGCTCGACCGCAGCGTCACCGTGCCGTCGCCCGCCGTCACGCCGCTCGTGCTGCCGGAGGTGGCGCCGTCGTACGCGGCGGAGACGGTCGCGCCGCCCACGGGCGATCCGTTCTGGTCGACGATCGTGACGACGCACCCCCCGAAGTAGTTCGCGCCGACCTTCGCGCGCGTCACGGCCATGCCGCCGACGTGCATCGCGGCATTCGGGTCCGTGACTGTAATGTAGTCGGTCTTGGTCTCAGCGTCCGACCCGTAGGCGTTCGACACCGTGAGCGTGACCGTGTACGTGCCCACGGCGCTGTACGCGTGGCTCGGGTTCTGCGCGGCCGAGGCGTCGCCGTCGCCGAAAGTCCAGCTCCACGCGGTCGGGCCGCCCGTCGACAGGTCGGAGAACTGCACCGTCAGCGGCGCGGCCCCCGAGGCGGGAATGCCCGCGAACTGCGCATTCGGCGCGGTCGGACCGGCGGTGTACTCGATGTACATCTGGTCGATGGCGACCTGATCCAGCGACGTCTTTCCCCAGTTGCGGTCGGTATCGACGGCGCGGATGTACACGGTGCCGGTGATTCCGGCGGGCAGGGCCGCGGAATACGCCTGCTCGGCCGCACTGGCCACCGTCACCAGCGTCGTGTACGCCGCGTTGTCCGTCGAGTAGGCGAAAGCGATGTTGTCGTTGTCGCTGTTGGCCGGGCGAGACGCCTCCACGACGAACATCATGGCGGCGCCGCCGCTGCCGACGTCGATCGTCCACTTGTGCTCGAGGTAGCTGTAGGTCTTGACCGGGTGCCCGGTGTACAGCACCTCCGTGATTGTCTGGCTGACATTGTCGCTCGCCGCCAGGCGGGCGAATGTGCCGGTCACCGTCCCCGCCGCCGGCAGATCAGCCGATGGATACGCCCGCGTCGCCTGCGGCAGCTCGCTCACCGAGATGTATCCAAGCTTGGTTTCCGTGTCCGAGCCGTACGCGTTGGTCGCGGTCAGGGACACCGTGTAGGTTCCGGCGGCCGTATACGTGTGGCTCGGGTTCTGCGCGGTCGAGGCGCCGCCGTCGCCGAAATCCCAGCTCCAGGCGGTCGGCGCGTTGGCCGACAGGTCGGTGAACTGGACAGTGAGCGGGGCCGTGCCTGAGGTCGGGCTGCCCGTGAACTCGGCCGCGGGCGGCAGCTGCGGCGGCTCGGTGACGGTGATGTAGCCCACTTTCGTCTCGGTATCCGATCCGCACGCCCCGCTCGCAGTCAGCGCCACCGTGTAGGTCCCGGCGGCCGCGTACGAGTGGCTTGGGTTCTGCGCGGTCGACGTGCCGCCGTCACCGAAGTCCCAACTGAAGGCCGTCGCATTCGTCGACTGACTGGTGAAAGTCACCGTGAGCGGCGCCTGGCCCGAGGTCGGGCTGCCGACGAATGCCGCCGAGGGCAGCGAATTGACGGTGATGTACGCCGCTTTAGCCGCCTGGGCGTTGCAGCCCTGGTTGCTGCTGGTGATGGTCAGCGTGACCGTGTAGGTCCCCGCCGCGTAGTAGGTGTGGCCGGGGTTCGAGGCGGTCGACGTGCCGCCATCGCCGAACGTCCACGCCCAACCGTCAATCCCCGTGCCGGTCGACAGATCGGTGAAATTTACGGTGAGCGGGAGGCATCCGGAGACGGGCGTGCCGCTGAAATCGGCGGCCAGGTCGCAGCCGCCGCCGGCCGCATCGAGACACTTGCGGGCGTCGATGATCCCCGCTCCGAGGTCGCGCGATCCGCCGTAGGGGTTGGTGTTGGCAGGATCGGTGATGAGGGCGATCTTTTGCGCGGCGCTCAGCCCCGGATTGAACGACTCCAGCAGCGCGACCACGCCTGCCGCGTGCGGGCAGGCCATCGAGGTGCCGTCCATGGTCGCAATGTAGTCAACGCCGGGATCGGCCGGATCGGTAATCGTGCTGAGCACGCTCACCCCCGGCGCGGCGATGTCCACCCACGAGCCGTAGTTGGTGAAACTGGCGTTGTTGCCGCTCTGATCGGTGGCCGCCACATCAAGGCAGTCGCCGCGGCCGCCGAGGTAGCTCGGCGTGCTCGAACTGGAGTTGCCGGCCGCCACGCAGATGACGACGTCCTGGGCGATGAGGAAATCGGCCGCCGCGCCCAGCCCGCCGCTGTTGGAGCTGCCGAAGGAGCAGTTGATGGCGGCGACATTCCAGCCGGCCAGCTTCAGGTTGGCCATGTAGTACATGGCCTCGGCGACATAATCCATGATCACGACGCCGGTCGGTCCGTAGATCCAGTAGTCGAGCACGTAACCGATCCGGCACGGCACCACTTTCACCCCGGTGCCGCCGCCGGCGAAGGTGCCTTCACCGTAGCCGCCGGCGACCCCCGCCACGGCGTAGCCGTTGTTGGTAATCGCCGCGATCGTCCCGGCCGTGTGCGTCCCGTGGCCGTTGCCGTCGGAGGGATCGTTGTCGGCGCCGCCGCAGTCGATATCGATGCAGGGGTAGGAATACCAGTCGGTGCGGTCGACGAAATCCCAGCCGATGAGATCATCGGTGTAGCCGTTGCCGTCGTCGTCGATTCCGTTGCCGGGCACCTCGTAGGCGTTGACCCAGATGTTCCCGTTGGTGCTCGCGTCATTCGGTCCCGGCGGGTTGCTCCCCCCGAGATCGCCGTGATTGTACATGGTGCCGATATCGAGATCCCCGACGATCACGGCCGGGTCGCCCGTCTCGCTGTCCCAGGCGGTGTGGGCACGGATCCCGTAAGAGTCCCAATAATGCCACTGGTCATAGGGGTATTCCGGCGGCGGGTTGTCGTAGTAAGGGTCGTTCGGGAGGGCGAAGAGGGTGTGGATGCCGATCGGTTCGACGTGGTCGACATCCGGCAGGGCGCCGTAGGCGGCCATGGCCTCGTCGAGCGATCCGGTCCCGATCGTGACTTTGTAGTGCCGCGCGAGCCGGCCGGCGTCCCCCGCGGCCCGCGTCTGCCGGTCGGCGCCGGGGAATTGCGGCCGCAAGGCTTTCACCTGGAACCGCCCCTGCAGGTCCGCAAAACCGGGCAGGGCGGCGAGCGCCGTCGGCGCCCGCAGATCCTTGGCGTGGTCGACCGCCACCCCTTCTTTCAGGACCACGATGAATCGATCGGGCACATGACCCAGAAAACTCGGGAGCCCCTGCGTCACACTGGGGTTCTCCACGTGTCGCGGGGTTTCGGCAGAGATTCCTCCCGCGGCGGCCAGGGCGAGAAGCAGCCCGGCCGTTGCCAGCGTTCTCATTGTTCCTCCTGTGAGTCTTCCTGTTCTTGTCCGAATGGTGAGTTCCGTGATTCACGGTCAAAGGCTCATGACGGCAAGATTGTCTGGGTCGCATCACCTCCTCGGACGCCGGACCGGCGGATTCGTCGGGCGCTGCATCCTGCTCTTCGTATTAAATCGATGCGATACGGCCTGCTGAACGGGCTTCGTTCTCAATATACGCCGCGCGGAGGTTCCGACAAGTGAAAAGAGGGCGGGCGCCGGGCGGCGAAGAAACTGTTGTCCCGGCGGGCGCCATCGGCGATATTCGCCCCATGAACGTGAAGGCTCTCGACGACGCAGGTGATCGCGGCCGCTCCCGGGCCGACTGGCGCTGGGCCGTGCTGCTCCTTTTGCCCTTCGCGCCGGCGCTCCTGATCGCGGCGCACTACCGCGCGCTGGTCGCCGCCGCCTACTTCACCGCCCTCGCCGCGCTCGTGATGCTCGCTTTCCCCCGCCTCTTGTTCACCCTGTTTCTCATCTCCATCGGGCTGTTCCTCCCCTACTACGTCACCGACACGATGGCGATCAGCCCGGCCGACCTGCTCCTGGCGCTGCTGGCGGTGATCGCTCTGCTGGACTTCCTCCTGCGCGATTCGACGGCTATCCGCCTGAGCCGGATCGACGGGCCGTTTTTGGCGCTCATCGGTGGGACCGTGATCTCCGCTTTCTTCGCCCACAACCAGGCTTATTCGATCATCCCTGTTGTTCGTATTGTGGTGGTCTACGCAGCCTACCGTCTGACTTTCAAGTTCGGCAGCGAGTTGGGGGTTCGTTGCGTGCTAAGGCGGTACGTTCTGTTCGTGGCGGCGCTCTCGCTCATCAACGCGGTGCTGTTTGTTCTCGCCGGCGGGCGCGAGCGCGTCTTCGGGCCGGCCTGGCTGGGTTACGAGCCGCTGTCGATGACGGCGCTGCCGATGGCGGTGACGTTCGCGGTGTGGGCCGAAAGGCACGCCGAGCGGCTCCGGTACATCTTCGCCGCACTCCTCATCGGCTTCGGTATGCTGGCGGCGGGATCGCGCGGGCCGATGCTCGCGGTGTTGCTGGTGGTGCCGCTCCTGATGTTTTTCGGGTGGCGCAAGGCCCGCCGCGAGCAGACCATCACAACCCGGCGCGTGCTGCGCGGGATGCTCCTCCCCCTGGTCGCCATTCTCGCCCTCGTCATCGTGCTCCAGGAACTCCTGTTCACGGGTTTGATCGATCGGATCCGGACTCTGGTCGAGTCGATCGGCGACCCGCAGGAGACCGTACTGCTCCGCGTGGTGCTGGCAAAAGCGGCAATCGGCGCGTTCCTCAGCGATCCCCTCACCGGCATCGGCATCGGCAATTTCCGGGTTGTCGATGAGGTCGTGCCGCAGATTCGCCTCGAACCGGTGTGGTTCTATATCCGCGGCATGTCGGCGCACAACGTCCTGCTGCACTACTTGGCGGAAACAGGCCTGCTGGGCGCCGTGCCGCTGGTTCTTCTGGCGCTCACCGGCGTGCGCACCGCGTACCGCTGTTTTCGGCGGCCGCTTGCCCACCGCCACCAGCAGGTATCGGCGGCGCTGTTTGCCGGCATGCTGGTCTTCGCGATCACGCTCCTGTATATGCGGGCGTGGACCTGGGGGCAGGAGGGCTATGTGATGGGTCTGCTTTTCGGACTCACCGCCGCCTGGGCCTGGGAGACGGAAGCTGGCCCTCCGGATACGAAAGGACCGCGCGGTTACCCGCCAGCGGAGACTTGATTGGCCTGGGGCGAGCCCCACCCCCTCACTCCCAGGTCAGGCTCACGGCCAGGTTCCGCCCCGGTTCGTTGACGCCCGAACCGTGGATCCGGTACGCCGCATCGAACACGTTGTCCAGAGCCGCGCTCACCGTCACCGCGCGCCCCACCTTCACGCCCGCCCGCACCTGCACCACCGCGTACCCGGGCGTCCCTCCCGGCGGAATGCGCTGCGTGTCCTGGCGGTCGGCTGCGGACAGGTTGTCCTGGCGGCCCGCCACGGTCAGTTCCCCCCCGGCCCACATGCGCCGATCGGCCGAGCGCCAGACCGCCTCGCACGTGAATTCCGGCGGCATCAGCCGGTCGAGCGGCTCCCGCGCTTCCTCTCCCGAGGAGGTCGGGTAGCTGTCCGCCCGTCCGTCGATCCAGGCGCCGCCCGCGGCCACCGTAAGCCCCGCACCGAGGTACACCGCCGCGCGCGCCTCCAGTCCGGTCACATAGCCGGTCGCGGCATTGCGTTTGGTCACCACGTAGTTGTCCTCGAGCATCTCGCCGGTGGGGACGCGGATGATGAGGTCGCGGATGGCCGTGTAGAAAACCGCGACCTCCCCCGACCACCGCCCCCGGCGCGTTTTCACGCCGGCTTCATAGCAGAGAAAGGTTTCGGGCTCAAGGTCGGGGGCGGGGATTTCGAGTTCATTGGTGCGGGCGATATCGAAGCGGGTGAGGTCCGAGAGGTTCGGCGCCCGGTAGGCGTGCGACACCCCTCCATAAATCCGCCACTCTTCGGCCGGCCGCCACATGATGCGGCCGGTTGCGGCCGCGTGCCGCCAGTCGCGTTCCAGCGAGTACACTCGGTCGGCCTGAAGCGGGTCCTGGATGCGCCCGGCGTCGACCCCCACGTACGAGAATCGCCCCCCGGCCAGCAGGCTGAACCGCCCGAGGGTCCATTCGGCCTGGGCGAAGAAATCCCAGGTGTCGTAGGTGGAGCGGTCGGCCACCGGCCCCTGGGCCGACTCCTGCACGAGCGCCCCCGCCGCATCGTAGTCCGAGGCCCACGAGGAAACCCTGTCCCGGTAGAGGTCGATCCCGACCGTGGCGCGGGCCTGCAGGAGCGCCAGCTCCGTCTCGACCGACAAGCCGACCGTACGCACCGTGCACCCCTGCCGCCGCGCGGTGCGGTCCTTCTTCACCCGGTCCTGTTCCTCGTTCTGGCGGTGCCACGACAGGGTGCCCGAGAGCCGCTGGACCCGGCCCGACAGGTCGAACACCGTGTACCGCGCATATCCCAGGTCGCGCTCCTGGTCCAGCACGCACCGGCGGTCGCTGCCGACGGTCGTGCCTTCCCAGCTGATCCCGTAGATCGTCTTGTGCGCCCGCCAGACATCCTCCTGCGTTGTCCGCTGGTATGCGCCCGCCAGCTGGCTGTTTCGGCGCGGCGAATATTCGGCGCGCACGTCCACATTCCACTCATCGTAGCCGGTTTTCGGCTGCGCGCCGACCCCGCCTCCGGCGCGGAGGTCGCCGAAGAGTTTCCCCGTGAGGCCGACCGCAAGGCCGAGGTGTTCGGCCGGCGCCGCGGCGAGACTGATCCGGCCCGTGTGCGAATCCTCGGCGCTCGCGTAGCGGTACTGCCAGCCGGGACGCGCCGTGCGGTTCGCCAGGAGCGCCGAGGGATGCGGCGGGATCACATTCACGACCCCCCCGACCGCATCGGTGCCGTAGAGCACCGATCCCGGGCCCATGACCACCTCGACCGCCTCGACCGAATGGAGGTCAACCGTGCTCCAGTACTGGTTGGGACCGGAACGAAAGACCGAGTTGTTCAACCGGATGCCGTCGACGAGCAGGAGCGTGTGAAACCCGGTAAGCCCCCGCAAGTACGGAGAGGCCTGGCCGTACGCCGTTTTCTGCACCATGGCGCCGGGAACCTCGGCCAGCGCATCCGGAAGCGTCCGCGCCAGCCGCTCGCTCCGCGCCGAGGCTCCGCTGAGCGAGGAGGCGGCGGCCGGAAGATCGAGCTTGCGGTGGGCGCTGCGGGTGGCCGTCACGAGAACTGTCCCCAGTTCGACTTCCGGCCCGGCGGCGGCCGAATCCCCGGCCGGCCGGCTCGCGGCGACGGTGTCCGATGAGGCGATTGTGGTGCTCTCGGCGCCGCGCACCGTTCCGGCGGCGGCCAGCACGGCCGCTGCCGCAATGATCGTGCCGATACTCACTGCTCTGTTCACCTTGCC includes the following:
- a CDS encoding PKD domain-containing protein, encoding MRTLATAGLLLALAAAGGISAETPRHVENPSVTQGLPSFLGHVPDRFIVVLKEGVAVDHAKDLRAPTALAALPGFADLQGRFQVKALRPQFPGADRQTRAAGDAGRLARHYKVTIGTGSLDEAMAAYGALPDVDHVEPIGIHTLFALPNDPYYDNPPPEYPYDQWHYWDSYGIRAHTAWDSETGDPAVIVGDLDIGTMYNHGDLGGSNPPGPNDASTNGNIWVNAYEVPGNGIDDDGNGYTDDLIGWDFVDRTDWYSYPCIDIDCGGADNDPSDGNGHGTHTAGTIAAITNNGYAVAGVAGGYGEGTFAGGGTGVKVVPCRIGYVLDYWIYGPTGVVIMDYVAEAMYYMANLKLAGWNVAAINCSFGSSNSGGLGAAADFLIAQDVVICVAAGNSSSSTPSYLGGRGDCLDVAATDQSGNNASFTNYGSWVDIAAPGVSVLSTITDPADPGVDYIATMDGTSMACPHAAGVVALLESFNPGLSAAQKIALITDPANTNPYGGSRDLGAGIIDARKCLDAAGGGCDLAADFSGTPVSGCLPLTVNFTDLSTGTGIDGWAWTFGDGGTSTASNPGHTYYAAGTYTVTLTITSSNQGCNAQAAKAAYITVNSLPSAAFVGSPTSGQAPLTVTFTSQSTNATAFSWDFGDGGTSTAQNPSHSYAAAGTYTVALTASGACGSDTETKVGYITVTEPPQLPPAAEFTGSPTSGTAPLTVQFTDLSANAPTAWSWDFGDGGASTAQNPSHTYTAAGTYTVSLTATNAYGSDTETKLGYISVSELPQATRAYPSADLPAAGTVTGTFARLAASDNVSQTITEVLYTGHPVKTYSYLEHKWTIDVGSGGAAMMFVVEASRPANSDNDNIAFAYSTDNAAYTTLVTVASAAEQAYSAALPAGITGTVYIRAVDTDRNWGKTSLDQVAIDQMYIEYTAGPTAPNAQFAGIPASGAAPLTVQFSDLSTGGPTAWSWTFGDGDASAAQNPSHAYSAVGTYTVTLTVSNAYGSDAETKTDYITVTDPNAAMHVGGMAVTRAKVGANYFGGCVVTIVDQNGSPVGGATVSAAYDGATSGSTSGVTAGDGTVTLRSSGVKKPSGEWCFTVTNVAHASLAYQAAANAVTRACESGWVYGEDLGPLARTAPAGFDLAQNYPNPLNPATEISFSLPTPQHATLEVFNVVGQRVAVLADASFGAGIHTVTWDASRVSSGMYFYRLTAEGFVETKKMLLLK
- a CDS encoding O-antigen ligase family protein produces the protein MNVKALDDAGDRGRSRADWRWAVLLLLPFAPALLIAAHYRALVAAAYFTALAALVMLAFPRLLFTLFLISIGLFLPYYVTDTMAISPADLLLALLAVIALLDFLLRDSTAIRLSRIDGPFLALIGGTVISAFFAHNQAYSIIPVVRIVVVYAAYRLTFKFGSELGVRCVLRRYVLFVAALSLINAVLFVLAGGRERVFGPAWLGYEPLSMTALPMAVTFAVWAERHAERLRYIFAALLIGFGMLAAGSRGPMLAVLLVVPLLMFFGWRKARREQTITTRRVLRGMLLPLVAILALVIVLQELLFTGLIDRIRTLVESIGDPQETVLLRVVLAKAAIGAFLSDPLTGIGIGNFRVVDEVVPQIRLEPVWFYIRGMSAHNVLLHYLAETGLLGAVPLVLLALTGVRTAYRCFRRPLAHRHQQVSAALFAGMLVFAITLLYMRAWTWGQEGYVMGLLFGLTAAWAWETEAGPPDTKGPRGYPPAET